One genomic segment of Helianthus annuus cultivar XRQ/B chromosome 14, HanXRQr2.0-SUNRISE, whole genome shotgun sequence includes these proteins:
- the LOC110927055 gene encoding uncharacterized protein LOC110927055, whose protein sequence is MTEVPDDKERECKAMEKVEKEQTEKPWLLYTDGASNEDGAGAGLRLVRPDKHEFTYAIRLDFKSTNNEAKYEAFLAGLRLAIKMGVRHIKAHVDSMLLAGQINGQYEAKGDVMALYLSQAKTLLQTFYCYKVHHINRSENKPADALSKLASTSFQHLAKDVRMEVLSNPSVPLREVSVIQTGTTSWMTPIIMYLQSGILPENKAEARKIQYKSEHYQMADGILYRKSYLGPLLRCVDADDANYLIREVHEGICGIHAGPRMVVAKVMNAGYYWPGMHLDAVKELRKCSGCQRHAPKTMRPKNELVPVTTAWPFQQWGIDMVGPFPEAPGAVKFIIVVVDYFTKWVEAKALASTTSAVVKRFIWEQIICRFGLPLRIITDNGTNFAADDLERWFKELHVEHTFSSVAHPQGNGQVEAVNKSIVDGIKARVRVCTFNPGDYVLRDNEASNAEKPGKLAPKWEGPYVIDAVLGKGAYKLRTINNKEVPRTWNAQQLRKCYM, encoded by the exons ATGACAGAAGTTCCAGATGACAAAGAAAGAGAGTGCAAAGCCATGGAAAAGGTTGAGAAAGAGCAAACAGAAAAGCCATGGTTGTTATATACCGATGGAGCATCTAACGAAGACGGAGCAGGCGCAGGGCTAAGGCTGGTAAGACCCGATAAACACGAGTTCACGTACGCCATACGCCTGGATtttaaaagcacaaacaacgaagcAAAGTATGAAGCTTTCCTGGCTGGCTTACGATTGGCAATCAAAATGGGGGTCCGACACATCAAAGCGCATGTGGACTCCATGCTTTTAGCAGGGCAAATAAACGGCCAATACGAAGCCAAGGGGGATGTCATGGCACTCTACCTCAGCCAAGCAAAAACCTTGCTACAAACCTTCTACTGTTACAAAGTGCAccacataaacagaagcgagaacaagcCGGCAGACGCGTTGAGTAAGCTCGCATCAACAAGCTTCCAGCACCTAGCAAAGGATGTGCGCATGGAGGTTTTGAGCAACCCATCCGTTCCACTCAGAGAAGTAAGTGTCATCCAGACAGGAACAACGTCCTGGATGACACCGATAATCATGTACTTGCAGTCAGGGATACTTCCCGAAAACAAAGCCGAGGCGCGAAAGATCCAATACAAATCAGAACACTATCAGATGGCAGATGGGATACTGTACCGAAAGTCGTATCTCGGCCCGCTGCTGAGATGTGTTGACGCCGACGACGCAAATTACCTAATCcgggaagtgcatgaaggaatttGTGGTATTCATGCCGGGCCTCGAATGGTGGTggcaaaagtgatgaatgccggatactactggcccgggatgcatctCGATGCCGTGAAAGAATTGAGGAAGTGCAGTGGCTGTCAGAGACATGCGCCCAAGACCATGCGCCCCAAAAATGAACTAGTAccagtcacaaccgcatggccttttcaacaatggggcatagacatggtaggTCCTTTCCCGGAAGCACCAGGGGCAGTCAAATTTATAATAGTCGTAGTCgactatttcaccaaatgggtggaGGCAAAAGCACTTGCATCAACCACATCGGCAGTCGTCAAGCGATTCATATGGGAGCAAATCATATGCCGCTTTGGCCTACCTCTCAGAATCATCACCGATAACGGAACTAACTTCGCAGCAGACGacctcgaacgatggttcaaagaactACATGTCGAGCATACCTTCTCTTCGGTTGcgcacccgcaagggaatggtcaagtAGAGGCAGTCAACAAAAGTATCGTTGATGGTATCAAGGCAAG AGTCCGAGTCTGCACTTTTAACCCGGGAGACTATGTCCTAAGGGACAATGAAGCTTCCAACGCAGAAAAGCCCGGaaaactggctcccaaatgggaaggcccatacgtAATCGATGCAGTACTCGGCAAGGGAGCTTACAAATTGCGTACCATCAACaacaaagaggttccacgaacctggaatgcTCAACAACTCCGAAAGTGCTACATGTAA
- the LOC110925627 gene encoding uncharacterized protein LOC110925627: MASINLVYTQLSAQQALLQAQANQSAFVTPPPRSLSTHTTQQTNAWNLRPERGPVQNVRRPSAHDTRDTYGETESNFVQNPNVLRKSIQARLGAGNMNTEWDEEENDPTYKGETSVFSRLHPEHEAYKPAKRAGYNPKAEHDYTLSYRPDDMAEDSKFIREIATAAIDKTKLPHNVGKYNGLTDPDDHLQVFKGAGATGGWNLPTWCHLFAQTFVGAARVWFDSLPAGKIKSWVDFREKFLAHFSQQRRHDRDPSDCLNIWRRDHESVEDFITRYNKECLEIGDVGEKMMCAHFMRAVKCDDLIKRVKGRNGGPKDWETFIEAAKTIAQTDKQLTCDDHRQRAHNSNDRHGRKSRGQSWRPSSHRERSPPREDARHTINQIAHRKEIKRENREKQWTPLTKTPSEVLATENHQFKPPLQMRNKRGQDPNLYCEFHKDTGHLTDDCFSLKQEIERALRDGKLTHLVKGGKRDYRQIQRRDEGPDNKKLRKLETHMVQGGPRRPKKN; encoded by the coding sequence aTGGCGTCCATAAACCTCGTTTATACGCAACTCAGCGCACAGCAAGCCCTACTCCAGGCACAAGCTAACCAGTCAGCATTTGTAACTCCACCaccaaggtctctgagtacacaTACAACTCAGCAGACTAACGCGTGGAACCTACGTCCGGAGAGAGGACCAGTTCAAAATGTGAGAAGACCAAGCGCGCACGACACGCGCGATACCTATGGTGAAACAGAAAGCAACTTTGTGCAAAACCCCAATGTGCTAAGAAAATCGATCCAGGCTCGTTTAGGCGCGGGCAATATGAACACAGAATGGGATGAAGAAGAAAACGACCCAACATACAAAGGGGAAACCTCAGTGTTTAGCAGACTTCATCCAGAGCATGAAGCATACAAGCCCGCAAAGCGCGCAGGGTACAACCCAAAGGCAGAGCACGACTATACCTTAAGCTATCGTCCAGACGACATGGCCGAAGATTCGAAATTCATCAGGGAGATTGCCACAGCTGCCATAGACAAAACCAAGCTGCCGCACAACGTTGGCAAATACAATGGACTGACAGATCCAGACGATCACCTCCAGGTCTTCAAAGGCGCAGGAGCAACAGGTGGGTGGAACCTACCAACTTGGTGCCACCTGTTCGCACAAACGTTCGTGGGCGCAGCGCGCGTCTGGTTCGACAGCTTACCAGCAGGAAAAATTAAATCATGGGTTGACTTCAGAGAGAAGTTCTTGGCACACTTCTCTCAACAGCGGAGGCACGACAGAGACCCATCAGATTGTCTAAACATATGGCGCCGAGACCACGAAAGCGTGGAAGATTTTATCACAAGATATAACAAAGAATGCTTGGAGATTGGGGATGTGGGAGAAAAAATGATGTGCGCGCACTTCATGAGGGCAGTCAAGTGTGACGACCTGATCAAGCGTGTGAAAGGTAGAAacggaggacccaaagattgggaaactTTCATTGAGGCCGCCAAGACAATAGCACAGACAGACAAACAGTTGACCTGTGATGACCACCGTCAACGCGCACATAACTCTAATGACCGACATGGCAGAAAAAGCAGAGGCCAGTCATGGAGGCCTTCCAGTCATAGAGAAAGAAGCCCACCAAGAGAAGATGCGCGACACACAATCAATCAGATAGCACACAGAAAAGAAATAAAGAGAGAAAACAGAGAGAAACAGTGGACGCCATTAACCAAGACCCCGTCGGAAGTCTTGGCCACTGAAAACCACCAATTCAAACCACCCCTAcagatgcgcaacaaaaggggtcaAGATCCCAATCTCTACTGTGAATTCCATAAGGATACGGGTCACCTCACCGACGACTGTTTCAGCCTGAAGCAAGAAATTGAAAGAGCCCTAAGGGATGGAAAGCTCACTCACCTGGTCAAAGGCGGAAAGCGCGACTACCGCCAAATCCAAAGAAGAGACGAAGGGCCGGATAACAAAAAACTCAGGAAGTTGGAGACCCACATGGTGCAGGGAGGCCCACGAAGACCAAAGAAAAATTAA